In Anticarsia gemmatalis isolate Benzon Research Colony breed Stoneville strain chromosome 5, ilAntGemm2 primary, whole genome shotgun sequence, the following are encoded in one genomic region:
- the LOC142972971 gene encoding endocuticle structural glycoprotein ABD-4-like codes for MKMRVIFLLGVLAVASSAPQAGDKVIEILSQEFDQQPDGSYRYSYETQNGIKAEETGSLKKATKPESADVIIAQGGFSYTAPDGTVINLNYVADDDNGFQPQGDHLPTPPPIPPAIQKALDYLATLPPPPPGRN; via the exons AGGGTGATATTTCTGTTAGGAGTTTTGGCAGTAGCGTCATCAGCGCCGCAGGCGGGAGATAAAGTCATAGAAATTCTGTCCCAGGAGTTCGACCAGCAACCAGATGGATCTTACAGATACAG CTATGAGACGCAGAACGGTATCAAAGCTGAAGAGACCGGCTCTCTGAAGAAGGCCACTAAGCCGGAATCAGCTGACGTCATCATCGCACAAGGAGGCTTCAGTTACACTGCTCCAGACGGCACTGTCATCAACCTGAACTATGTAGCTGATGACGATAATGGATTCCAACCTCAG ggTGATCATCTGCCGACTCCCCCACCGATACCTCCGGCGATTCAGAAGGCTCTCGACTATCTCGCCACACTTCCACCGCCACCACCAGGCAGGAACTAA